A single window of Acetohalobium arabaticum DSM 5501 DNA harbors:
- the rsfS gene encoding ribosome silencing factor, which translates to MGTEELAELIAETADDKKALDITILNLQGISIIADYFVICSGKTDIQVQAIARGIEDKLSDNPEVELQRKEGMDDAKWVLLDYADIIVHIFHRQEREFYELERLWGDAERVDWQ; encoded by the coding sequence ATGGGAACTGAAGAATTAGCTGAATTGATTGCTGAAACAGCGGATGATAAGAAAGCCTTGGATATTACTATTTTAAATCTGCAGGGAATTTCCATTATAGCCGATTACTTTGTAATCTGTAGTGGAAAGACTGATATTCAGGTACAGGCTATAGCTCGAGGGATTGAAGACAAGCTATCCGATAATCCTGAGGTTGAATTACAAAGAAAGGAAGGTATGGATGATGCTAAGTGGGTATTGTTGGATTATGCTGATATAATTGTCCATATTTTTCACCGGCAAGAGCGTGAGTTTTATGAGTTAGAACGGCTGTGGGGCGATGCTGAAAGGGTAGACTGGCAATAA